The Sinorhizobium terangae genome has a window encoding:
- a CDS encoding transposase has protein sequence MADESNAGPVAATVATDAEVKAPTAKKQRSPRRPKAAAEPVQASSKASAAEPRRYSEQEKSEKLKLIETQVTEGSTLKDAIKSAGISEQTYYHWKGAAKPVERKDTKSTKPRPAGDELADLGQLEEENQRLRKLLAEKLRAENAELRKRLGLD, from the coding sequence ATGGCTGATGAAAGTAATGCAGGACCAGTTGCTGCGACTGTAGCGACGGACGCAGAAGTGAAAGCACCAACGGCTAAAAAGCAGAGGTCGCCACGGCGTCCGAAGGCTGCTGCCGAACCGGTGCAAGCTTCATCAAAGGCGTCCGCCGCTGAGCCTAGGAGGTATAGCGAACAAGAGAAGAGCGAGAAGCTCAAGCTGATCGAGACGCAAGTCACCGAAGGCAGCACCCTCAAGGACGCTATCAAGAGCGCCGGCATATCGGAGCAAACCTACTACCATTGGAAAGGTGCCGCGAAACCTGTAGAGCGAAAGGACACTAAGAGCACCAAGCCCCGACCGGCCGGCGATGAGTTGGCAGATCTTGGCCAGCTCGAAGAGGAAAACCAGAGGCTCCGCAAACTCCTGGCGGAAAAGTTGCGAGCGGAAAATGCCGAACTGCGCAAGAGGCTCGGTCTGGACTGA